In a single window of the Ignavibacteria bacterium genome:
- the guaB gene encoding IMP dehydrogenase, protein MAHTKIIEKAITFDDILLVPAKSKVLPRDVNISARLTKNITLNTPILSAAMDTVTESELAIAMAREGGIGILHKNMSIEKQASEVDRVKRSESGMILDPITLKVDQTVGDANRLMERYKISGFPIINDNNELIGVLTNRDLRFEPNQNTKVSELMTKENLVTAPVGTTLEQAERILQKHKVEKLPVVDKNGKIKGLITFKDIIKRKKHPFAAKDSHGRLICGAAVGIAADTLDRVAALVKASVDVVVVDTAHGHSQGVLNVVKEIKKKFDIDVIAGNVATAEGTLDLIKAGVDAVKVGIGAGSICTTRVVAGVGMPQITAVFNAVSAAAKYKIPIISDGGIKQTGDIPKAIAAGADCIMVGGLLAGTEESPGEKVLYEGRVFKMYRGMGSLEAMKAGSGDRYFQDPESELSKLVPEGIEGRVPYKGPLSDVIYQMVGGLRAAMGYCGCGTIAELQKNAKFIEITNAGLKESHPHDVIVTKEAPNYQVRR, encoded by the coding sequence ATGGCACACACAAAAATTATCGAAAAAGCAATTACCTTTGATGATATTTTGCTCGTTCCCGCAAAATCAAAGGTCTTACCCAGGGACGTAAATATTTCCGCTAGATTAACTAAAAACATCACTTTAAATACACCGATTTTATCCGCTGCTATGGATACTGTTACTGAATCCGAGCTTGCCATTGCTATGGCGCGCGAAGGAGGTATAGGTATTCTGCATAAGAATATGTCAATCGAAAAACAGGCATCTGAAGTTGACAGGGTAAAAAGAAGTGAAAGCGGTATGATCTTGGACCCGATCACACTGAAGGTTGATCAGACAGTTGGCGACGCCAACAGATTAATGGAACGTTATAAAATTTCAGGTTTCCCTATCATAAATGACAACAATGAGCTTATCGGGGTCTTAACAAACCGCGATCTTAGGTTCGAACCCAATCAGAACACAAAAGTATCTGAGCTGATGACAAAGGAAAACCTTGTCACAGCGCCTGTGGGAACAACACTTGAGCAGGCAGAAAGAATTCTGCAGAAACATAAGGTTGAAAAGCTGCCTGTTGTTGATAAGAACGGCAAGATAAAAGGTCTCATAACATTTAAAGATATCATCAAACGCAAAAAACATCCGTTTGCTGCCAAGGATTCGCACGGCAGGCTTATCTGCGGCGCAGCTGTTGGTATTGCAGCTGATACACTTGATAGAGTTGCGGCTCTTGTTAAAGCCAGCGTTGATGTGGTTGTTGTTGATACAGCACACGGTCACTCACAGGGTGTACTGAACGTTGTTAAGGAGATAAAAAAGAAATTTGATATAGATGTTATCGCAGGCAATGTTGCAACCGCTGAAGGTACTCTTGACCTGATAAAAGCAGGAGTTGATGCCGTGAAGGTGGGAATTGGCGCAGGCTCTATTTGCACAACAAGGGTTGTTGCAGGTGTGGGAATGCCGCAGATAACAGCAGTATTTAATGCTGTTTCAGCAGCCGCGAAATATAAGATACCGATTATTTCCGATGGAGGAATTAAACAAACAGGTGATATACCCAAAGCTATCGCTGCAGGTGCTGATTGTATCATGGTGGGCGGACTTCTTGCAGGAACCGAGGAATCACCCGGCGAGAAAGTACTATACGAAGGACGTGTATTTAAAATGTACCGCGGAATGGGGTCGCTTGAAGCAATGAAAGCCGGCAGCGGTGACAGGTATTTCCAGGACCCGGAATCAGAATTAAGCAAGCTGGTACCCGAAGGTATAGAAGGCAGGGTGCCTTATAAAGGACCGCTGAGCGATGTGATCTACCAGATGGTAGGCGGCTTAAGAGCCGCCATGGGTTACTGCGGCTGCGGTACAATTGCTGAGCTTCAGAAAAACGCTAAGTTCATTGAAATAACAAATGCAGGACTTAAGGAGTCTCACCCGCATGATGTTATTGTTACCAAGGAAGCGCCGAATTACCAGGTAAGAAGATAA
- a CDS encoding BatA domain-containing protein: protein MTFLNPLLLWGLAAVSIPILIHIFNLKRTKKIEFSTLMFLKEIQQSKYKKIKLKQLLILLSRIAFIIFLVMMFAKPFDKGFLGSPGEKTKSSVLIIFDDSFSMQSRDKNGNDLENGKKKIAEILDAISADDEVFFTTVSGISSSGSTVPYKDLSKIKDTLVNLKTSEVTRDLPEVLYYAEGILSSATHTHKEVYLVTDGQSSFLKYDVVYSDGLKSRGNMNFTVVLTGSRNANNISMDTVNIVSKIYEKARPVKIKVKLNNHNNFNSVNKSVIITFGSHKEEKVLDVPANTSVETEFIIKPETAGFSSGSIELVQNDIADDEISGDNRQYFSFYIPEKVNLLIATGTPIDAEYIKAVLNTSEAISQATDITTLYNIKEINASDITGENLKAFNSIIIINKPSFTEKEAVILKEYIDGGGGAVIYPGASTDISNYNNTIMKELDLPYIGGKYYAETPAKFEKIDYSHPVFEGIFRLEADKNNTSIESPEILSGFSLSGGRNAVSIVTLTNGTNFMEEYSKGKGKLIMFASSPDMASSNFPVKNLFSPVTIRSILYTSNLNGIKSATAGSDYFAEIPAAGNSIDTVLVTPPVESQNSAKIVLPGENKLVNFGNEFKNTGIYRISSAGSSDDMLRVPVNFDISETRTGRMNSGEIETLFKDTYGINANVISNEDVLTASVIDLRTGKDLWQYFLALAVIFLIIEYLLSRSLLRNK from the coding sequence ATGACATTTTTAAATCCGTTATTATTATGGGGATTAGCTGCTGTATCAATACCGATATTGATACACATTTTCAATCTTAAGAGGACAAAAAAAATCGAATTTTCCACTTTGATGTTCTTAAAAGAAATACAACAATCCAAATACAAAAAGATAAAGCTCAAACAGCTTCTCATCCTGTTATCCAGGATAGCATTCATTATATTCCTTGTAATGATGTTCGCAAAGCCTTTTGATAAAGGATTTCTGGGCTCACCGGGTGAAAAAACAAAAAGCTCTGTTCTGATAATATTTGATGATTCCTTCAGCATGCAGTCACGTGATAAGAACGGAAATGACCTTGAGAACGGGAAGAAAAAAATAGCGGAAATTCTTGATGCTATCAGCGCGGATGATGAGGTATTCTTTACAACAGTATCAGGGATCAGCTCATCGGGTTCAACTGTACCGTATAAAGATCTTTCAAAAATTAAAGATACACTGGTAAATTTAAAAACATCAGAAGTAACCAGGGATTTACCCGAGGTATTGTACTACGCTGAAGGAATATTAAGCTCCGCAACACATACGCATAAAGAAGTTTACCTGGTTACTGACGGGCAGTCAAGCTTCCTGAAATATGATGTTGTCTATTCTGACGGGCTAAAAAGCCGCGGGAATATGAATTTTACTGTAGTATTAACAGGCAGCAGGAATGCAAATAATATTTCGATGGATACGGTAAACATAGTTTCCAAGATCTACGAAAAGGCAAGGCCTGTAAAGATAAAAGTAAAGCTTAATAATCACAACAATTTTAATTCCGTTAACAAAAGCGTAATTATCACTTTTGGAAGTCACAAAGAAGAAAAAGTTTTGGATGTACCGGCGAACACTTCAGTTGAAACTGAATTTATAATAAAACCAGAGACTGCCGGATTTTCTTCAGGCAGCATTGAGCTTGTTCAAAACGATATTGCAGATGACGAAATATCAGGCGATAACAGGCAGTACTTTTCATTCTACATTCCCGAAAAAGTAAATTTACTTATCGCCACCGGTACACCAATAGATGCTGAATACATAAAAGCTGTGCTGAATACCTCAGAGGCAATATCCCAGGCAACTGATATCACAACTCTATATAACATTAAAGAAATTAATGCATCTGATATAACCGGCGAAAACCTGAAAGCATTTAACAGTATCATAATCATCAACAAGCCATCGTTCACTGAAAAAGAAGCTGTAATACTGAAGGAATATATTGATGGAGGCGGCGGGGCTGTTATATATCCCGGGGCATCCACAGATATATCCAATTACAACAATACTATTATGAAAGAGCTTGACCTTCCTTATATCGGCGGAAAGTATTACGCAGAAACCCCGGCAAAGTTCGAAAAAATTGATTACAGCCACCCGGTTTTTGAAGGCATATTCAGGCTTGAAGCGGATAAAAATAATACCAGTATTGAATCACCTGAGATTCTAAGCGGATTCAGCCTTTCAGGCGGCAGAAATGCCGTATCAATAGTTACACTTACAAACGGTACAAATTTTATGGAAGAATATTCCAAAGGAAAAGGCAAGCTGATAATGTTTGCTTCATCACCTGATATGGCATCAAGTAACTTCCCGGTAAAGAACTTATTTTCACCTGTCACAATAAGAAGCATTTTATATACATCAAATCTTAATGGCATTAAATCCGCAACAGCGGGCAGTGATTATTTTGCGGAAATTCCGGCTGCGGGTAACTCCATTGATACTGTTTTGGTAACACCTCCGGTTGAAAGCCAAAATTCCGCAAAAATAGTATTACCCGGTGAAAATAAGCTCGTAAATTTTGGCAATGAATTTAAGAACACCGGTATATACAGAATTTCATCAGCCGGAAGTTCAGATGATATGCTGAGGGTACCTGTGAACTTCGATATATCAGAAACAAGAACAGGCAGAATGAATTCCGGGGAAATTGAGACTTTATTTAAAGATACTTACGGGATTAATGCGAACGTAATTTCAAACGAAGATGTGTTAACTGCATCAGTAATTGACCTTAGAACGGGTAAAGACCTTTGGCAGTATTTTTTGGCGCTTGCAGTTATATTCCTGATAATTGAGTATTTACTTTCAAGATCACTTTTAAGAAATAAATGA
- a CDS encoding efflux RND transporter permease subunit: MSLSATSIRRPVLSIVFSLIIIIFGIVAFTFLEVREYPSVDPPIVTVTTNYPGANSEVIETQITEPLEESLNGIDGIKSLTSQSREGQSQITIEFSLARNLEDASNDVRDRVSRALNNLPRDVDPPVVQKSDADDTPIIFMYVQSNTKDILDVNAFATNVIKERVQTIPGVSYVRIFGERRYAMRMWLDPEKLAAYKLTPIDVRTALEKENVELPSGRIEGDNTELTIRTLGRLKNAEEFNDLIVRENNGTVIRFRDIGYAVLGPENERQSLKRAGLLGVGVAVTMQPGGNAIEISDEFKRRFEQLKKEIPSDYNIEVGFDFSEYIRTTISEVEETIFIAFGLVILIIFLFLRDWRSTIIPIVAIPTSIISAFFIMYVMGYSINVLTLVGMILAIGLVVDDAIVVLENIYSKIEEGMNPIEAAYKGSKEIYFAVISITIALVAVFLPIMFIEGTTGKLFKEFAIVIAGSVLVSAFVALTLTPMMSSRLLKAHAKHNRFYNATEPFFVKMIETYRKMLIGFMKVRWLAFVIVAAIGVLIYYTGSSLKSELAPLEDRSNLRIQASAPEGATFEYMQKYMDELTDVVLSVTPEVQTPITFTGAGGQSNNGFMNLYLLPPDQRERSQQQIYDKLTKEINSITGIRGFPSQPPTIGSRFGGQPVQFVLQAPEFDRFFEILPKFLEEAKKQPELQFVDANLKINKPEINLSIDRQKASDLGVSFNDVASTLQIAFGSQRFGYFIKEGKQYQVLGQVTRDKRDNPYDLKYLYVRNKNGELIQLDNLVTLTEQAAPTTRFRYNRYSATTITAGLTPGYTLGDGIAAMRRVAAEVLPEDFNTALAGQSKDFEDSSSSLLFTFVFALIIIYLVLAAQFESFIDPFIILLTVPLALFGALLSLWVFGMTLNIFSQIGIIMLIGLVTKNAILIVEFANQKKEEGLGILEAVDEAAVQRFRPIMMTSIASALGALPIAIGIGAGSRVSLGVAIVGGLIFSTFLTLFIVPAIYSYFSRHKAANPDLKKYNENDNLEVQTLPAQKPS; this comes from the coding sequence ATGAGCCTGAGTGCAACTTCAATTCGCAGACCCGTTCTTTCGATAGTATTTTCGCTTATTATCATAATTTTCGGGATAGTTGCGTTCACATTTCTTGAAGTGCGCGAATACCCGAGTGTTGACCCTCCCATTGTGACCGTAACAACAAATTACCCCGGCGCAAACTCAGAAGTAATAGAGACCCAGATAACCGAACCGCTTGAAGAATCATTAAACGGCATCGATGGTATTAAAAGCTTAACATCCCAAAGCAGGGAAGGGCAAAGCCAGATCACTATCGAATTTTCACTTGCAAGAAACCTAGAAGATGCTTCAAATGATGTGCGTGACAGGGTTTCAAGAGCTCTTAACAACCTTCCCCGCGATGTTGATCCCCCCGTAGTGCAGAAATCTGATGCAGATGATACCCCGATTATATTTATGTATGTACAAAGCAATACAAAAGATATACTTGACGTGAATGCTTTTGCAACAAATGTAATAAAAGAAAGGGTTCAAACTATACCGGGGGTAAGTTATGTGAGGATATTTGGTGAACGCCGTTACGCAATGCGGATGTGGCTTGATCCTGAAAAACTTGCTGCTTATAAGCTAACTCCAATTGATGTAAGAACAGCCCTGGAAAAAGAAAATGTCGAGCTTCCTTCAGGAAGAATTGAAGGTGATAATACAGAGCTGACAATAAGAACATTGGGACGTCTAAAAAATGCTGAAGAATTCAATGACCTGATAGTAAGAGAAAACAACGGAACTGTTATTAGATTCAGGGATATCGGTTACGCTGTACTTGGCCCTGAAAACGAAAGACAGTCCTTAAAACGCGCTGGGCTTCTGGGTGTAGGTGTTGCTGTAACAATGCAGCCAGGGGGTAATGCAATTGAGATTTCAGATGAGTTCAAAAGAAGATTCGAACAGCTAAAAAAAGAGATACCATCTGACTATAATATTGAAGTCGGTTTTGATTTTTCTGAATATATTAGAACTACAATCAGTGAAGTAGAAGAAACTATTTTTATCGCTTTCGGACTGGTGATCCTGATTATTTTCCTGTTTTTACGTGACTGGCGCTCAACAATTATACCTATTGTGGCTATTCCGACTTCAATAATTTCAGCATTCTTCATTATGTATGTAATGGGGTACTCAATAAACGTATTAACGCTTGTAGGCATGATCCTCGCAATCGGCCTGGTAGTGGACGATGCAATTGTAGTACTTGAAAATATATATTCAAAAATAGAAGAGGGGATGAATCCCATTGAAGCAGCTTACAAAGGCTCAAAGGAAATTTATTTTGCGGTAATTTCTATTACAATTGCGCTTGTTGCGGTATTTTTACCAATAATGTTCATTGAAGGAACCACGGGAAAGCTGTTCAAGGAATTTGCAATAGTTATTGCAGGATCTGTCTTGGTCTCAGCATTTGTAGCGTTAACTCTGACGCCTATGATGAGCTCAAGGCTGCTTAAAGCTCACGCTAAACATAACAGGTTCTATAATGCTACAGAACCATTTTTTGTTAAAATGATCGAGACCTACAGGAAAATGCTGATTGGTTTTATGAAGGTAAGGTGGCTGGCATTTGTAATTGTTGCAGCTATCGGAGTTCTGATATACTATACTGGATCCTCGCTTAAAAGTGAGCTGGCTCCCCTGGAAGACCGTTCAAATTTAAGAATCCAGGCATCAGCTCCGGAGGGAGCAACTTTTGAATATATGCAGAAATATATGGATGAGCTCACCGATGTAGTTCTTTCAGTCACTCCGGAAGTACAAACACCGATTACATTTACCGGAGCCGGAGGCCAGTCTAATAACGGATTTATGAACCTTTATCTTCTGCCACCGGATCAACGTGAACGTTCTCAACAACAGATTTATGATAAACTAACTAAAGAAATAAATTCTATTACAGGAATTCGTGGGTTCCCGTCTCAGCCTCCTACAATTGGATCCAGATTCGGAGGGCAGCCTGTCCAATTTGTTCTTCAGGCTCCTGAATTTGACAGGTTCTTTGAAATACTGCCAAAATTTCTGGAAGAAGCCAAAAAACAGCCTGAGCTGCAGTTTGTTGATGCAAACCTGAAGATCAATAAGCCTGAGATTAATCTTTCAATTGACAGGCAGAAAGCATCTGATCTTGGTGTATCATTCAATGATGTAGCTTCAACACTGCAGATAGCCTTCGGCAGCCAGAGATTCGGTTATTTCATTAAAGAAGGCAAGCAGTACCAGGTACTCGGACAGGTAACAAGGGATAAACGCGATAATCCGTATGACCTGAAATATCTTTATGTACGCAATAAGAACGGCGAGCTTATCCAGCTTGATAACCTTGTTACATTGACAGAGCAGGCAGCGCCTACAACAAGATTCAGATATAACAGGTATTCAGCGACTACAATTACTGCAGGGTTAACTCCCGGATACACTTTAGGAGATGGTATCGCCGCAATGCGCCGCGTTGCTGCCGAAGTTTTACCTGAAGATTTTAACACTGCACTTGCAGGGCAATCGAAGGATTTTGAAGACAGCTCCTCGAGTTTACTTTTTACTTTCGTATTTGCGCTGATAATTATTTATCTTGTTCTTGCAGCCCAGTTTGAAAGCTTCATCGACCCGTTTATAATTCTTCTTACAGTGCCTCTTGCGCTCTTTGGCGCGTTGCTTTCGCTGTGGGTTTTCGGTATGACGCTTAATATCTTCAGCCAAATTGGAATAATTATGCTTATAGGGCTTGTGACAAAGAATGCTATACTTATTGTTGAATTTGCAAACCAGAAAAAAGAAGAAGGTCTTGGAATACTTGAAGCTGTTGATGAAGCGGCAGTGCAGAGGTTCAGACCAATCATGATGACAAGTATTGCATCAGCGCTTGGCGCGCTGCCTATAGCAATTGGCATTGGAGCCGGAAGCCGTGTATCGCTTGGAGTAGCTATTGTAGGTGGTTTGATATTTTCAACTTTTCTAACACTTTTTATTGTACCGGCAATATATTCATATTTTTCACGTCATAAAGCAGCAAATCCTGATTTGAAAAAGTATAATGAAAACGATAACTTGGAAGTTCAAACTCTTCCAGCCCAAAAACCATCTTAA
- the acs gene encoding acetate--CoA ligase, which translates to MDQSKFTSLETEKRVFKPNPEFSKKAHIKSMAQYKKMYNESVKSPQKFWAKAAAELHWFKKWKTVLQWKAPHSKWFVGGKINMSYNCLDRHLDSWKRTKAAIIWEGENGDTATWTYQELHRQVCKFANVLKKMGIQKGDRICIYMPMVPEIAVAMLACTRIGAVHSIVFGGFSASALIDRINDAQAKMVITADGGYRRGEIVNLKANVDEALPGCPTIENVIVVNRTGHHIDFHLGRDHWYSELMMGVDDECPAEPLDSEHPLYILYTSGTTGKPKGILHTTGGYATQTYLTSKYVFDLKPEDIYWCTADAGWVTGHSYVVYGPLLNGATTLMYEGAPNTPNPDRFWEIIDKYKVNIFYTAPTAIRAFIKWGEEWPLKHKLDSLRLLGTVGEPINPEAWMWYHKVIGKGRCPIVDTWWQTETGAIMVSPLPGATPTKPGTATLPFFGIMPEVISKEGKVCKANEGGYYVIKHPWPGMLRTIWGDDERYKKQYWSEFPGLYFTGDGARRDKDGYFWIMGRVDDVINVSGHRIGTAEVESALVSHPKVAEAAVVGKPDDMKGSAISAFVTLEGRYKPSEELNAELKQWVTKQIGALARPDEIRFTEALPKTRSGKIMRRLLREIATQGSVSGDTTTLEDFSVLEKLRTDEE; encoded by the coding sequence ATGGACCAGTCAAAATTCACATCTTTAGAAACAGAAAAACGCGTTTTCAAACCTAACCCGGAGTTTTCCAAAAAGGCGCACATTAAGTCAATGGCGCAGTATAAAAAAATGTATAATGAATCAGTAAAATCTCCACAGAAATTCTGGGCGAAAGCAGCAGCAGAGCTGCACTGGTTCAAAAAATGGAAAACCGTATTACAGTGGAAAGCGCCGCACTCAAAATGGTTCGTTGGCGGAAAAATAAACATGAGCTACAACTGTCTGGATAGACACCTTGATAGCTGGAAAAGAACCAAAGCAGCGATAATATGGGAAGGCGAGAACGGAGATACCGCTACATGGACCTACCAGGAGCTTCACCGCCAGGTATGCAAATTTGCCAACGTACTTAAGAAAATGGGAATTCAAAAAGGTGACCGCATATGCATATATATGCCTATGGTTCCTGAAATTGCTGTGGCAATGCTGGCATGCACAAGGATTGGCGCGGTGCATTCAATTGTGTTTGGCGGATTTTCAGCCTCAGCTTTAATTGACCGCATAAACGACGCGCAGGCTAAGATGGTCATTACAGCCGATGGCGGCTACCGCCGCGGTGAAATTGTAAACCTTAAGGCTAATGTAGATGAAGCATTGCCCGGGTGTCCGACTATTGAAAATGTAATTGTTGTGAACCGTACCGGCCATCATATTGATTTCCATTTGGGGCGTGACCACTGGTACAGTGAGCTCATGATGGGTGTTGATGATGAGTGTCCCGCAGAACCGCTTGACAGCGAGCATCCGCTTTATATTTTATACACCAGCGGCACTACCGGAAAGCCTAAAGGCATCCTGCACACAACAGGGGGGTATGCAACGCAAACTTATTTGACAAGCAAGTATGTATTTGACCTGAAGCCGGAAGATATTTACTGGTGCACCGCCGATGCCGGCTGGGTAACAGGCCACTCATATGTGGTTTACGGTCCTTTGCTTAACGGCGCAACTACACTGATGTATGAAGGCGCGCCTAATACCCCGAATCCTGACAGGTTCTGGGAAATTATCGATAAGTATAAAGTGAACATTTTTTACACTGCTCCTACTGCTATCCGCGCATTTATAAAATGGGGCGAGGAGTGGCCGCTGAAGCATAAGCTTGATTCCCTTAGATTGCTTGGCACTGTCGGCGAGCCCATCAACCCCGAAGCATGGATGTGGTATCACAAAGTGATTGGCAAGGGCAGGTGCCCGATAGTTGATACATGGTGGCAGACAGAAACTGGGGCAATTATGGTGAGTCCGTTGCCCGGCGCAACACCAACAAAACCGGGTACTGCGACTCTGCCGTTCTTTGGTATAATGCCTGAGGTTATTTCAAAAGAGGGCAAGGTTTGCAAAGCAAACGAAGGCGGGTATTATGTAATTAAACATCCCTGGCCGGGAATGCTGCGCACTATATGGGGTGATGATGAGCGTTATAAAAAGCAGTACTGGTCGGAGTTTCCCGGGCTTTATTTTACGGGAGACGGCGCAAGGCGGGATAAAGACGGTTATTTCTGGATAATGGGCAGGGTAGATGATGTGATAAATGTGAGCGGCCACAGGATTGGCACAGCGGAAGTTGAATCAGCCCTTGTATCACACCCCAAGGTGGCAGAAGCCGCCGTTGTTGGCAAGCCTGATGACATGAAGGGTTCGGCTATATCAGCTTTCGTTACACTGGAAGGCAGATATAAACCCAGCGAGGAACTGAATGCAGAGCTGAAACAATGGGTAACCAAACAAATAGGAGCGCTGGCCCGCCCGGATGAGATACGCTTCACAGAAGCGCTGCCAAAAACACGCAGCGGCAAAATAATGCGCCGCCTGCTCCGCGAAATTGCAACCCAGGGCTCAGTAAGCGGCGATACCACCACCCTCGAGGATTTTTCAGTGCTGGAAAAGCTGAGAACAGATGAAGAGTGA
- a CDS encoding PH domain-containing protein, which produces MKENEPILIKAEFNPIVKTYILLYIFGIMFVTVVGIPLAIIWLCGVGQWYSRHFYEKLYCVLTEKHLRFRMGILFTVDKTIPLENIQDLTFYEGPVLRHFNLAMLKVETAGQGEHSGNQMKLVGIIGAHDFRSRVLQQREAVKMKLTAANENDPQIILLEKIASTLERIEANFIK; this is translated from the coding sequence ATGAAAGAAAACGAACCAATATTAATTAAAGCTGAATTTAACCCGATTGTAAAAACGTACATACTTCTGTATATTTTCGGGATAATGTTTGTTACAGTTGTTGGGATTCCTTTAGCCATAATATGGCTATGCGGAGTTGGTCAGTGGTACAGCCGCCATTTTTATGAAAAGCTATATTGCGTGCTGACCGAAAAGCATCTAAGGTTCAGAATGGGAATATTATTCACAGTTGATAAAACCATTCCGCTTGAAAATATCCAGGACCTGACATTTTATGAAGGGCCCGTATTGCGCCACTTTAACCTGGCAATGCTGAAAGTTGAAACAGCAGGGCAGGGCGAGCACTCAGGCAACCAGATGAAGCTTGTGGGCATTATAGGTGCGCATGATTTCCGCAGCCGGGTGCTGCAGCAGCGCGAAGCTGTTAAAATGAAGCTTACCGCTGCCAATGAAAACGATCCGCAGATAATTCTGCTGGAGAAAATAGCTTCAACTCTGGAGAGAATTGAAGCCAATTTTATAAAGTGA
- the sppA gene encoding signal peptide peptidase SppA, translated as MQQDPQITNTNIQNRPVVQPKKDNSGRWFWGIFLSLMFLGMIIVAVSFFAFASAIKRDGGEYVSGGSGDKIAIVEINDVIVSSEKTVEQIKRFREDKSIKAIILRVNTPGGGVAASQEIYEEVKRTRESGKIIVVSMGSIAASGGYYIAVGSSLIIANPGTLTGSIGVIAQFISIKDLAEKLGINQTTIKSGSLKDAGSPFKTMSDSDKAYFQDVVDNSFSQFLDVVAKERKMDKQVLLQYANGRVFTGLQAKDYGLIDSLGTFEDAIRITGKMAGIEGEPRIVREKKKFSFFEEMLGSKIEDVTDIKGKLFDEPILQYKFQP; from the coding sequence ATGCAGCAGGATCCCCAAATAACAAATACAAATATTCAGAACAGGCCAGTAGTACAGCCAAAAAAGGATAACTCAGGCAGATGGTTCTGGGGTATATTTTTAAGCCTGATGTTTTTGGGAATGATAATTGTTGCTGTGAGCTTTTTTGCATTCGCTTCCGCCATTAAACGTGACGGAGGCGAATACGTTTCCGGCGGTTCAGGCGATAAGATAGCGATCGTTGAAATTAATGATGTTATCGTATCATCTGAAAAGACCGTTGAGCAGATCAAACGCTTCAGGGAAGATAAATCGATAAAGGCGATAATTCTTCGTGTAAATACACCCGGCGGCGGCGTAGCCGCTTCGCAGGAAATTTACGAAGAAGTAAAAAGAACACGTGAGAGCGGCAAGATAATTGTAGTATCAATGGGTTCTATTGCCGCATCAGGCGGCTATTATATTGCCGTCGGTTCAAGCCTGATAATTGCAAATCCGGGGACACTAACCGGAAGTATCGGGGTTATTGCGCAGTTTATCAGCATAAAAGATCTTGCTGAGAAGCTCGGCATAAACCAGACAACAATTAAAAGCGGAAGCCTGAAGGATGCAGGCAGTCCGTTTAAAACCATGAGCGATTCAGATAAGGCTTATTTCCAGGATGTTGTTGATAACAGCTTTTCACAGTTTCTGGATGTTGTTGCAAAAGAACGCAAAATGGATAAACAGGTACTCCTTCAGTATGCTAACGGAAGGGTATTTACTGGACTGCAGGCAAAGGATTACGGGCTTATCGATTCACTGGGTACTTTTGAAGATGCCATAAGGATAACAGGAAAAATGGCAGGGATTGAAGGTGAACCGAGAATTGTGAGAGAAAAGAAAAAATTCTCTTTCTTCGAAGAAATGTTAGGCTCAAAAATAGAAGATGTGACAGATATAAAAGGCAAGCTGTTTGATGAGCCGATCCTGCAGTATAAGTTTCAGCCTTAA
- a CDS encoding integration host factor subunit beta yields MTRADIANKIANATGLSKVETETVVEGFILCVIDALKEQESIEIRGFGTFKVKERKPRIARNPKTGAKVELGRRFVPMFKVSKEFKKAVNDSLLEKYNEK; encoded by the coding sequence ATGACCAGAGCAGATATAGCGAATAAAATTGCTAACGCAACAGGATTAAGCAAAGTTGAAACGGAAACCGTTGTTGAAGGTTTCATTTTATGCGTTATTGACGCGCTGAAGGAACAGGAAAGCATTGAAATAAGGGGTTTTGGTACCTTTAAAGTTAAAGAGCGCAAGCCGAGGATAGCAAGGAACCCGAAAACCGGGGCTAAAGTAGAGCTGGGCAGAAGGTTCGTGCCGATGTTCAAAGTATCAAAAGAATTTAAAAAGGCTGTTAACGATTCACTGCTTGAGAAGTATAATGAAAAGTAG